A portion of the Magnolia sinica isolate HGM2019 chromosome 17, MsV1, whole genome shotgun sequence genome contains these proteins:
- the LOC131231943 gene encoding mediator of RNA polymerase II transcription subunit 12 isoform X1, producing MTHEMQRYPVASCSGGVSNNAVGGTSSRDTSRADSSFSSSNFALNSRRQSQLTSYKLKCDKEPLSSRLGPPDFYPQTPNCSEETLTKEYVQVGYRETVDGIAESRETELTQTTGSLTKPLIGKCKEAIRKRLRAINDSRAQKRKAGQVYGAPLSGPLLTKPGVFPEQRPCGEDFRKKWIEGLSQQHKRLRSLADHVPHGYRRKSLFEVLIRHNVPLLRATWFIKVTYLNQVGDILKPHKVRPASTSVSSGTPDKLQLARTELWTKDVIDYLQHLLDEFLSKDGSLSIPHSRDQTPQTLLAGNEEPALQFKWWYMVRILQWHHAEGLLPSSHIIEWVLNQLQEKESLGALQLLLPIVFDVIEHILLSQTYVRMLVDIAVRSIQDLSRVSSDVDNSRRPYIASALVEILRYLILAVPDTFVALDCFPLPPCVVPDAMNGRQFLLTDVEKVQYGPRELVNLYNGKGQDAYHRYLSFGYVVSSVQKRTANLAMAVTPGLQGHGVTKAVQALDKSLILGDVRGAYNCLFENFCDGSVEEGWVAEVSPCLRSSLKWIGAVSLPVICSVFLLCEWATCDFRNCRTALPHDLKFTGRKDFCQVYIAVQLLKMRMEDMHGSSKGKKGSPLVANALAKGFSLHDSFSGAVDDVSVLGDSLKSLDESEETLDILQSPGPLHDIVVCWLDQHEASKGEGFKRLQMLVMELIRFGIFYPQAYVRQLIVSGIMDRNESTMEMDRRNRHHRILKHLPGPCLHDALKEARIAETTLLVEAMRVYSNERRLVLHGLLSQNSGHLKTVNGSVLNFSMQKPKDNSTAGRDGALHTSLNHLKNNCVACSPLSTKQAKTVTRVAELKAAISVLLHLPNSGSTLTETQSDESQGSLKRPIGSLVSRTDLTEGTPGCEECKRSKRQKSSEERNSHLLGFSSNASDDEDMWWVRKGPKPLESFKVDPPLRATKQSSRGRQKIVRKTQSLAQLAAARIEGSQGASTSHVCDSKVNCPHHGTGMEGEIPKSVDGIRASHLSDIVTIGKALKQLRLLEKRSVTLWLITSIRQIVEGNEKAAAMAGQCTGPFSPPKDDRSVVRWKLGEDELSCILYLLDVSSDLFSAVKFLLWLLPRARSGSSSTIHSGRNILVLPKNTESHACELGEAFLLSSIRRYENVLIAMDLLPEALAAAMLRSMAVMTSNGRASGSVAFVYAKHLLKKFGSIASVAKWEKSFKATCDQRLLSELETARPLDSELGYSLVGVPVAMEDVDDYLRQKISGRLLRPAGPTMKEIVQRHIEEAMRYFHGKERKPFATTTPRVSAVEKWDDGFQIAQQIVLGLVDCIRQNGGSAQEVDPSVVGSAVSAIVSNVVPAISKMPDFLAGSNYPSLSSTTNSLIFARRIIHIHITCLCLLKEALGERQSRVFEIALATEASSAVSAAVASAKAPRSQFQLSPETHDSNSNMSNEILNNSAKVFLGRAAKAAAAVSALVIGAVVHGVATLERMVTVFRLKEGLDILPFVRTARSGSNGISRSVGGYKVDNSTEVSAHWFRLLIGNCRTVCDGLVVELLGESYALAVSRMQQTLPLNLVFPPAYSIFAMVIWRPYIVNSNIAAREDIQMYQSLSSSIGDAIRHQPFRDVCLRDTCALYDLLASDTGDSEFAAMLELHSPDKHLKTMAFVPLRARLFLNAILDCKMPQSLQDNGTWAPGHGESKAYAENEMKLLDQLVHVLDTLQPAKFHWQWVELRLLLNEQVLIEKVESQNMSLVEAIRSLSPNSDNFVLADNESNFTEIVLTRLLVRPDAARLYSEVVHQLGRSFEESLLLHAKWFLGGSDLLLGRKSIRQRLLNVAQLRGLSTKPQFSKPWGWSSCIADQAGNRGVKRKMEAASLEEGEVVEEGMDVKRSGKVMSQMADEQYVTEKALAELVFPCIDRSSNESRNTFANDLIKQMSLIEQQVNTVIRGANKQAGSVPSVGEGAANKGNTRKGMRGGSPGLGRRPTTPADSSPPSAAALRASMWLRLQFLLRLLPIICADREPSGRNMRHMLASILLRLLGTRVVHEDADLPCFPVQRISPSKREVELPSASFDLSGDSLFDRFLCVLHGLLSSCKPSWLKPKSASKSTGKSSRDFGMFDREVAESLQADLDRMQLPAIIRRRLQSAMPVLPASALPTISCQPPTVSTTAVSSLQSNISGPGFQQGNTNLPQRSPIPSGRATTNVSMKSKPLPLQVQDPDMEIDPWMLLEDGTGSAPPSGNSNMGVGDHTNLTACSWLKGTVRVRRTDLTYIGPVDDDS from the exons GAATCTAGAGAGACTGAATTAACCCAGACCACTGGATCTCTTACAAAGCCTCTTATTGGCAAATGCAAAGAG GCAATTCGTAAACGTCTCAGGGCTATCAATGACTCTCGGGCTCAAAAGCGCAAG GCTGGTCAGGTGTATGGGGCGCCACTCTCAGGACCACTATTAACAAAACCTGGTGTTTTTCCCGAACAAAGGCCGTGTGGTGAAGATTTTCGGAAGAAATGGATTgag GGTTTGTCTCAGCAACATAAGCGATTGCGTTCTTTGGCTGATCACGTCCCTCATGGTTATAGGAGGAAATCTTTGTTTGAAGTTCTTATCAGGCATAATGTTCCATTGCTGAGAGCAACGTGGTTTATCAAAGTCACTTATCTTAATCAGGTGGGTGATATTCTTAAGCCACATAAG GTTCGGCCTGCCTCTACCAGTGTTTCTTCTGGGACACCAGACAAATTGCAGTTAGCCCGCACTGAACTATGGACAAAGGATGTTATTGACTACTTGCAGCATCTCTTGGACGAATTCCTTTCTAAAGATGGCTCTCTTTCGATTCCACATAGTAGGGATCAAACGCCTCAAACACTTCTGGCTGGTAATGAGGAGCCTGCCCTGCAGTTCAAATGGTGGTACATGGTGCGCATTTTACAATGGCATCATGCAGAAgggcttcttccttcttctcataTCATTGAGTGGGTTCTCAATCAACTTCAG GAAAAGGAGTCACTTGGGGCTTTACAGTTACTTTtgcctattgtatttgatgtAATAGAGCATATATTACTATCACAGACATACGTACGGATGCTCGTGGACATTGCTGTTCGTTCCATACAGGATCTTTCCCGAGTCAGTTCAGATGTAGATAATTCTCGAAGGCCCTATATAGCCTCTGCTTTGGTTGAGATTCTGAGATATTTGATACTGGCTGTACCTGATACCTTTGTTGCCTTGGATTGCTTTCCTCTGCCACCTTGTGTAGTTCCTGATGCAATGAATGGGAGACAGTTCTTATTGACGGATGTTGAAAAGGTTCAATATGGTCCTCGAGAACTTGTCAACTTGTACAATGGCAAAGGACAAGATGCTTATCATCGGTACTTGTCCTTCGGATATGTTGTTTCTTCTGTTCAAAAACGCACCGCTAATCTTGCAATGGCTGTAACTCCTGGCCTTCAGGGACATGGTGTGACTAAGGCTGTACAGGCCTTGGACAAATCTCTGATCCTGGGGGATGTCAGAGGTGCTTATAACTGTCtgtttgaaaatttttgtgaTGGAAGTGTTGAAGAAGGTTGGGTTGCAGAAGTCAGTCCATGCTTGCGATCATCCTTGAAGTGGATTGGGGCAGTCAGCCTACCTGTGATTTGCTCAGTGTTTCTCCTTTGTGAGTGGGCAACATGTGATTTTAGAAACTGTCGCACTGCACTACCTCATGATCTGAAATTCACTGGTAGAAAAGATTTTTGTCAAGTTTATATTGCAGTTCAACTTTTGAAGATGAGGATGGAGGACATGCATGGCTCATCGAAGGGGAAGAAGGGCAGTCCTTTGGTGGCCAATGCACTTGCAAAAGGATTCTCTTTGCATGATAGTTTTTCAGGAGCTGTTGATGATGTTTCTGTGCTTGGAGATAGTTTGAAAAGTTTAGATGAAAGTGAGGAGACGTTAGATATTCTTCAGAGTCCGGGTCCATTGCATGATATTGTGGTGTGCTGGCTAGATCAGCATGAAGCGAGTAAAGGTGAAGGTTTTAAGAGACTTCAGATGCTTGTTATGGAACTTATTCGTTTTGGCATCTTTTATCCTCAGGCCTATGTAAGGCAGCTGATTGTTAGTGGGATTATGGATAGGAATGAATCTACAATGGAAATGGACAGGCGAAACAGACACCATCGAATCCTGAAGCACCTTCCAGGCCCTTGTTTGCACGATGCTTTGAAAGAAGCAAGAATTGCTGAAACCACACTACTAGTTGAGGCGATGCGTGTTTACTCAAATGAACGTCGCCTTGTTCTTCATGGACTTCTTAGTCAAAATTCTGGTCATTTGAAAACTGTAAATGGCAGTGTATTGAATTTTTCTATGCAAAAACCTAAGGACAACTCAACTGCTGGAAGGGATGGTGCCTTGCACACTTCCCTGAATCACTTGAAAAATAATTGTGTGGCATGCAGTCCTTTGTCTACAAAACAAGCCAAGACAGTAACCAGAGTTGCAGAGCTCAAGGCTGCCATTTCTGTTCTGTTGCATCTCCCAAATTCTGGTTCGACATTGACTGAAACACAATCTGATGAATCCCAAGGGAGTCTTAAGAGGCCTATTGGGTCTCTTGTTAGCAGGACTGATTTGACAGAAGGAACTCCTGGCTGTGAAGAATGTAAAAGATCAAAGAGGCAAAAGTCAAGTGAGGAAAGGAACTCCCATCTTCTAGGGTTTTCATCAAATGCATCAGACGACGAAGACATGTGGTGGGTGAGGAAGGGACCTAAACCCCTGGAGTCATTCAAGGTTGATCCACCGCTTAGGGCAACCAAGCAGTCATCCCGAGGTAGGCAAAAAATTGTGCGTAAAACTCAAAGTTTAGCACAGTTGGCAGCTGCTAGGATTGAGGGTAGTCAGGGAGCATCCACTAGCCATGTATGCGATAGCAAAGTAAACTGTCCCCATCACGGAACTGGTATGGAAGGAGAAATTCCAAAATCAGTGGATGGGATCCGAGCATCACACCTCAGTGATATTGTTACGATTGGGAAGGCTTTAAAACAGTTGCGGTTGCTCGAGAAGAGATCCGTCACACTCTGGTTAATAACTTCAATCAGGCAGATTGTAGAAGGGAATGAAAAGGCTGCTGCTATGGCAGGACAATGCACGGGGCCCTTTTCTCCTCCAAAAGATGACAGAAGTGTTGTACGATGGAAGCTTGGTGAAGATGAGTTGTCCTGCATACTGTACTTGTTGGATGTTTCTTCTGATTTATTCTCAGCAGTGAAGTTTCTGCTATGGTTGTTACCAAGGGCCCGCAGTGGTTCAAGCTCTACTATTCATAGTGGGAGAAACATTTTGGTGCTGCCCAAGAACACAGAAAGCCATGCATGTGAATTGGGGGAGGCATTTCTGTTATCTTCCATTCGGAG GTATGAGAATGTACTAATAGCAATGGATCTTCTTCCTGAAGCCCTGGCTGCTGCCATGCTTCGATCTATGGCAGTGATGACATCTAATGGTAGGGCTTCTGGTTCAGTGGCCTTTGTTTATGCTAAACACTTGTTGAAGAAATTTGGCAGCATAGCTAGTGTGGCTAAATGGGAGAAGAGTTTTAAAGCAACATGTGATCAGAGACTGCTTTCTGAACTTGAAACTGCACGCCCGCTGGACAGTGAGTTAGGATATTCACTTGTTGGGGTCCCAGTTGCAATGGAAGATGTTGATGACTACCTCCGTCAAAAGATAAGTGGGAGGTTATTGAGGCCAGCGGGTCCAACCATGAAAGAAATAGTGCAAAGGCACATCGAGGAAGCCATGCGCTATTTCCATGGCAAAGAAAGAAAGCCTTTTGCAACAACTACTCCAAGAGTTTCTGCTGTAGAAAAATGGGATGATGGATTTCAGATAGCTCAACAGATTGTTTTGGGCCTAGTGGACTGCATTAGGCAGAATGGTGGTTCAGCTCAAGAAGTGGATCCTTCTGTTGTGGGTTCTGCCGTTTCTGCAATTGTCAGCAACGTTGTTCCAGCAATATCGAAAATGCCGGATTTTTTAGCTGGCAGTAATTACCCAAGCTTGTCTTCAACTACAAATTCCTTGATTTTTGCTCGGCGCATTATACACATCCATATAACCTGCCTCTGCTTACTCAAGGAAGCTCTAGGAGAGCGTCAGAGCCGGGTCTTTGAGATAGCTCTTGCAACCGAAGCTTCTTCTGCCGTTTCTGCAGCTGTAGCTTCTGCAAAGGCTCCTCGCAGTCAGTTCCAACTGTCTCCTGAAACCCATGATTCCAATTCGAACATGTCCAATGAAATTTTGAACAACTCTGCTAAAGTATTTCTCGGAAGGGCTGCAAAAGCTGCAGCAGCTGTGTCTGCACTTGTAATTGGGGCAGTTGTTCATGGAGTTGCTACTCTGGAGAGAATGGTTACTGTGTTCAGATTAAAGGAAGGCTTGGATATACTGCCGTTTGTAAGGACAGCAAGATCCGGTTCAAATGGGATTTCTCGTTCTGTTGGGGGTTATAAGGTGGACAATAGCACTGAAGTGTCTGCTCACTGGTTTAGGCTGCTCATTGGTAACTGCAGAACAGTTTGTGACGGCTTAGTTGTGGAGCTCCTTGGTGAATCATATGCGTTGGCTGTTTCAAGGATGCAGCAGACACTTCCTCTTAACTTGGTCTTCCCTCCTGCCTATTCAATCTTTGCGATGGTGATTTGGAGGCCGTACATTGTCAACAGTAACATTGCAGCCCGTGAAGACATCCAAATGTATCAATCTCTATCATCATCAATAGGCGATGCTATCAGACACCAGCCATTTCGGGATGTATGCCTACGGGACACTTGTGCACTTTATGATCTTCTGGCTTCTGATACTGGTGATTCTGAGTTTGCAGCCATGCTAGAATTACATAGTCCAGACAAACATTTGAAAACAATGGCATTTGTTCCTCTACGGGCGAGGCTGTTTCTAAATGCCATTCTTGATTGTAAGATGCCCCAGTCATTGCAGGATAATGGGACTTGGGCTCCTGGGCATGGTGAATCAAAGGCATATGCCGAAAACGAGATGAAGCTTCTGGATCAACTTGTACATGTTTTAGATACCTTGCAGCCAGCAAAATTTCATTGGCAGTGGGTTGAGTTGAGGCTTCTCTTGAACGAACAGGTTCTTATTGAGAAAGTCGAGTCCCAGAATATGTCATTAGTAGAGGCGATTCGATCTCTTTCACCAAATTCTGATAATTTTGTGCTTGCCGATAATGAAAGCAATTTTACTGAAATTGTTCTGACGAGATTACTTGTCAGGCCTGATGCAGCCCGTCTCTATTCGGAAGTTGTTCATCAACTTGGAAGGTCATTTGAGGAGTCACTGTTGTTGCATGCAAAGTGGTTCTTAGGAGGCAGTGATCTCCTTTTGGGTCGCAAGTCTATTAGGCAACGGCTTCTCAATGTCGCTCAGCTCAGAGGCCTTTCAACTAAACCCCAGTTTTCGAAACCATGGGGCTGGTCAAGTTGCATTGCAGACCAAGCAGGAAACAGAGGTGTGAAGAGGAAGATGGAGGCTGCATCTCTTGAAGAAGGCGAAGTTGTGGAAGAAGGCATGGATGTAAAAAGGTCAGGGAAAGTGATGTCTCAAATGGCTGATGAACAGTATGTTACTGAGAAAGCTCTTGCAGAATTAGTTTTTCCATGCATAGATCGGAGCTCCAATGAATCTCGAAATACATTTGCAAACGACTTGATCAAGCAGATGAGCCTCATCGAGCAACAAGTAAATACAGTCATTCGTGGTGCGAATAAGCAGGCAGGTTCAGTTCCTTCTGTCGGTGAAGGTGCTGCAAACAAAGGAAACACTCGCAAAGGTATGAGAGGTGGAAGCCCTGGTTTGGGTAGAAGACCTACAACGCCTGCTGATTCTTCACCACCTTCTGCAGCGGCATTGCGGGCTTCCATGTGGTTGCGGTTGCAGTTCCTTTTGAGATTACTTCCAATAATCTGTGCAGACAG GGAACCATCTGGTCGGAACATGAGGCACATGCTTGCCTCAATTTTGCTTCGCCTTCTCGGGACGAGGGTCGTGCACGAGGATGCGGACCTGCCTTGTTTTCCTGTGCAGAGGATTTCTCCGTCCAAAAGGGAAGTGGAGCTGCCATCGGCGTCATTTGACCTATCTGGCGACAGCCTCTTCGATAGGTTTTTGTGTGTCCTGCATGGGTTGCTTAGCAGTTGCAAGCCAAGTTGGCTGAAGCCCAAGTCTGCCTCCAAGTCGACTGGCAAATCTTCTCGGGATTTTGGCATGTTTGATCGTGAGGTGGCGGAGAGTTTGCAG GCTGACTTGGATCGTATGCAATTGCCTGCGATCATCCGGCGGCGTCTCCAATCTGCAATGCCGGTGCTTCCTGCTTCTGCTCTCCCTACCATTTCTTGCCAGCCCCCAACGGTATCCACCACAGCTGTTTCTTCACTGCAATCCAACATATCGGGTCCTGGATTCCAGCAAGGGAATACAAACCTGCCCCAAAGAAGTCCCATCCCATCTGGCCGTGCCACTACTAACGTTTCCATGAAAAGCAAGCCATTGCCCTTGCAGGTGCAGGATCCAGACATGGAAATCGACCCATGGATGCTGTTAGAAGATGGGACAGGGTCTGCACCTCCTTCAGGCAACAGCAACATGGGCGTTGGTGACCACACCAATCTGACAGCCTGCAGCTGGCTCAAAGGGACTGTGAGAGTTAGAAGAACAGATCTCACTTACATTGGGCCTGTGGATGATGATAGCTGA